CCAGAAGGAGTACTGCTGACTATTGCTGAGAAAGAAATCGCAAAGAAAGCTTGGGAAGCCATTAAAATGATGTGTGTAGGAGCAGAACGGGTAAAGGAGGCTAAGGTACAAACGTTAAAAGGAGAATTTGAGTCTCTTACCATGAAGGAGACAGATAACATCGATGATTTTTGTATGAAGCTGAGCGGGATTGTAACCAACATACGGGTTCTTGGAAAAGTGATGGAGGAGTCAAGCGTTGTCAGGAAGATCCTACGTGCAGTCCCTGATAAGTTTCTCGAGATAGCTTCAAATATCGAACACTTCGGAGACATGAAAGCTATGACGGTTGAAGAGTTAGCGGGTCGTCTTAAAGCTCACGAGGAGAGGATGAAGGGCAGGTCTGAGAGCACAGCTAGACAATAACTTCTCTTGGCATCTCAAAATCAAAGAACTAGAGGTGCTTATTTCTGTGATAAAAGTAggatcaagtgctacaactgtaaCACCTTGGGACACTATGCATCAAAATGTAGCAAATCACGACGTGAAAGAGAGAAGAGGCACAAAATGTAGCAAATCACGACGTGAAAGAGAGAAGACGCAGGAAGTAAACATGGTAGTTGTCAAGGATGATGAACCACCTTTATTATAATCATAAGTTTAGTCATACGAGCTGAGTTGAATAGCCATACGGGCTCAGTTTGTTAGCCATACGGGCTCAGTTTATTAGCCATACAGGCTCAGTTTATTAGCCATACGGGCTCAGATTATTAGCCATACGGGCTGAGTTGAATAAGTCATACGGGCTGGAAGGTTTGCATGACACAAGTTTAGATTAAGGGAGATATTATTGAAAAATTAATCTaaacttgttttattattttattattttagttagttgttttaaattaaataaattgtCATCCTAGTCTAGATGAGATGACTGAGTGGTGAGTTTGTTTTTAGCATTATTAGGAGAGTCCGTGTAGTGGAGAATTTTTAGGGTTACTGGTTAGGAGCACTACGTATCCTATATATGCATGtatccctttttaattttaaaaatggaAGTAATAGACAGTTTGTTTTATTATATTCTCTCTACATAATACATATATCAGCTCTTTTTTTTACCCGAAGAGTGTACCCTATATAATTTTCCTTAAATTTAtaactattttataaaaacttCTCAATGCTTAAACACAAATATATTCGCATGTTTAAAATTTTACTTTTAAAAAGTATAAAAATGTGATATTACTTTTTTAAAAAACTAGCAATATTTGTTAACACCAAAATCTCTCTATTTTTTTCTCTTTTACTCCAATTTCTGCTTTGATACCTTTTGATTTatgtttaattattaaaataatatgttCAAAACCTATACATGTATAACATGTCAATGTAGTTTATATAGATATAtccatacatacatatatatatatagttaaaTTTACTCGTATGAAGCCCAGTACTTTGTTTTTGAAAATGGAAGCCCACTACTTATGTGACACTCTCATTAGTTGACTACAAACTAATTTATTTATGCTTAAATGGGGGGCTCATTTGGTTATGGATAACAATATAAACCTCTTATAATTCATATCCTGAAAAAATAAATATGACAAAGCCCACCCAATATAATATAAGATATGTATAAACCCTGATTTATTTCCTTGTGACTTTCTCCTTTGTGGCCGCCGCGGCTTTTGCGTCCTGTTTTTTCCCTCTATGTAATATAGCAGATTTTTGGTGTCTCTATGCCATCTCAAATCAATAGAGTGGCTACAAAGATTAACAGGTAATGGTTAATCTTATTACAAAATGTTATTTTCTTATATAAATGAAATAATTTATGTTCTTGAATCGGATTGTCCAGGAATGGTGTATTATATGTGAAAAGGTGATAAACAATGAAGAAGATGCTTCAAAAGGTACCTAGTCAAACTTATTTAATTATATTCACACACCTTTAGAAAAATTGTATAAGATTTGGTGATTAAACATAGGTTTATCATGTTCATGATTGGGGTACGGTCCAATCAAAGTTTTTTAATTTTTTCGAAAACAAATTGCTAGTTGAAGTAATTTAAAAAAATGGGCTCCTCACCTTGATCATTCTTTATGCTTTACAAAATATAACtcattttattaattaatttaaaaccATAGCGCAATCCCTCCCTTAGTTTTTTTGTATGCTAACATGATAACAAGATCACTGAACCTTGATGTCCTGGTTTGATTGATTtggtaattaagtaaataattataaaatattaatctATGTTTGTAGTATAAATGAATTATTAAATAGTCTCAAACATATTCATTCAACTAACATGATTGAATTAGTTTAAGATAATTCAACTAGTTCCATTTATTTTTTAATTAGGAGAAATATTAATTTGCCTATTTTTTTCAGAGCATTTGCTtgtaaaaatttatttttatagtttcaacttttttaatttataattaaaaaagtTACGTGAACATGTTTACATTTTTAAGTTTATAATTTTGTAACCATTATGAGTTTAAAAAGagatttatatgtattatatatTTGATTAATTTGTGTTACATAGTTTTAGTTATAATTTTTGAATCCAATCTCTCACCTTTCGTTCCTAAGTTTGGACTTATATATTTAACAAAGTAGAATGTTTAATTTTTAATTGGATAGCTAAAATATTATGATGGATAGTATTACTTCCTAATTTACCTCTTTAAAGATACTCATAAAATTCTCTTTAAAACTTTCATTTCATCAACTTTGTGTTTGCACGCATTCTTCCTCTACAATAAACAATGAGAATCAACATCTTAACTTCATTAGCCTCTACCTTAAATCTACAATCACATCTCTAGAAACTACCTCTTCCAACACTTTTCCATATGCCACACACATCAATATCTTTGAATTACTCATTAGTAATTTCTCTTCCTCTTGGATTTTTCTTAAGTTTCTTAAAAAATTTCTTGGGGTCTCAAACTTATATAACTTCCAAGGACTTTGCAAAATCCTTGATCATTAAACTCTTGTTTAAGTGACTTTTTGAAGTCACCTTTTAAGCTTATTGTGGGTGTCTTAACCAATATAACTAATTTTGGATTGGTATCCATCTCCATACATTCTATTTTCTCTAAGCCCATCATTTTTATTTCTTCAAACAACACAACAAGACTCATATGTAATGAACTAGTTTTGGAATGATATAAGTCATACactttttcatttttttctcATCCAAAGTGAACTACTATCTTGCTACGATTATATAGGCTTTTGTGTGTATACTGATCAATTTCATATATGGAGCACACACAAACACTCTTATGTATTCAAGATTTGGTTTATTACCTTTCCAAACTTCACAAGGAGTTCTCATTTCTAGACATTGAGTCAGAGTctattataaatttaaatatattttcaGATTTAGGTTCCTCCGTTACCTTATTTTGTTGAGGTGTATAAGGTGCACCTCATAATACAAGCATCTTTACTATAAATTTTGAGCTCATCTCAACAAAATTCACCAACTATTTATGTCTTAAATACTTTGTTCCTTTGTTGAGATTCATGTCAACCATCTTTCCGAAAGTTTTTAAAAGCTTCAAACGCCAGATAATGAACTCAActatttttattataatcattAACCAAATAATCAGTTATTCAATAGTTGTGGAAGTCACATGGGAAATGGATGTATTAAAATTGAATTATACTGGTGTTATTTTGTTTTTCATTTATTTTCGTGTCTCCAAggatgtgtgtatatatatatatattaacttGATCAAATTACCCCTTTTCTTTACGATAGTTTCTATATGTTTATCTGATGTCTAGAtatttgtatgtatgtgacatgTCTAGATGCCAAAATGGTAGCACTCTCGCGTAAAACTATGTCATGTGTGTGATAAGGGGTTTGCAAGGGAGCCGAACTTGTAGCTCCAAAGAAGAGGACAATGGCTCTTGGAGATCTCACAGGAATCAAGAATAATTTTCTCAGAAGATATTGTGAAAAGAAGTTTGGCTACAATAAATGCAACAAGAAGtattgttcaaaccctcataagAAGGCCCATAATAAGTTTGTGGTACTAAAAAATATAAATGTGAATGTGGAACTACCTAGCTAGAGCTGGTAATGATCAAACCACATATCACTCTTTAATTAAGTCATAAATTATGATATTTTACATGCTCGTGCATGTTGATCAGAATCTTTGATCCATAAAAAATttttgtaagttataatttatttaagTAATTAACAAAGGCGTTTGTGCTTAGAAATGCAATTTAGTAGTGGAATAGATTTTGCAGAGTTCCTTTTTTTTAGAATCTCTTGTATAATATACGTGTAAATTGcatgaaaatttattttaatatgcACAATTTCATTGACTATGACTATTTAAATATTTTACTGAATTTTATTTATAAGGTAAAGTTTGATTTTAATTTACACTAATCTAGAATGTCTTTGGAAGCACCCACAATAAAATTTTGAGGTTCAACCCCTCTGAAGTTCATGACCTTTGGCATTTCTATATGTTTCATGTACTTAAAAAGTTAATTATTAAATGAAGTGTATGTACTTGAAGTGTCCTAGTAGGTTCTATGTGTTCCTCTAAATTCTTAAATTCTTCTAAGTTTTGtaatcattataaatttttaaaacatcTTTTGAGTGAAATACAAATGCAAGGGTTATATTTCTTTTATGTGAGAAGTGGTGTAAATTATTAAGAACATTTTTTTCTCTTCAGTGTCCAACATTATATATACTTAAATTCTTAAAAAGTGGAATGAGAGTAAGGTCTAGAGATGACTTTGAACAATAACATGTACCCTCAACTTTTTTATGTGAGATGAAAGAATTAAAATCAATGGAGCATCCAAATGAAGGTTTTATATGGCTCCCACTATTTTTGGAAAATTCTAAAAATGGATATTGTTTTTTATTGATTGTACTTAGACTTGACAGCGATGGGTTCATTAATGTTTGTCTTTGGGACCTAACTGATCTACAATGAGGAGAAAATTGATTCTATTTCCTTATCCAAATTTTAGATGCATGCCTCTCTAATCATATTTGCCTTTTTTTAATGTGTCTTATATGTAATTTGTGGACaagaaatataaaataatacATGTGATGGATGTAAACACATGTGTCACTTATACAATATTATACAATATATATTTGTGTGTTTGTGTCATTTACACACAAAAACAAAATTCACTGGCATTCAGAGGCACTTAATATTACACTTGTCTATAAACTCAATTATGAGGGCTTAAAGTCACATgcatttaactatttatttaaaTCATAATGTAATTGAACTTTTTTATTGTTTATATTCTAAAGATGAACATAAAAAAATCCACAAAACCTATGTATAAACCCTTATTTTCTAGCCCGTTTTTCCTCATGTCACCTAGCCTTTTTCATTTGCTTTCTCCCCAAACCATTTTCCAaaacaatatttatttataaca
This sequence is a window from Apium graveolens cultivar Ventura chromosome 9, ASM990537v1, whole genome shotgun sequence. Protein-coding genes within it:
- the LOC141685853 gene encoding uncharacterized protein LOC141685853; its protein translation is MEITKTKEGFVGLTYPMLTKSNYTTWSLKIKVFMKAQGVWGAIEEDPKTVVDEKKVQIALAAIYQGVPEGVLLTIAEKEIAKKAWEAIKMMCVGAERVKEAKVQTLKGEFESLTMKETDNIDDFCMKLSGIVTNIRVLGKVMEESSVVRKILRAVPDKFLEIASNIEHFGDMKAMTVEELAGRLKAHEERMKGRSESTARQ